In the genome of Calothrix sp. PCC 6303, the window TGGGAACCCGCGCAACGCAGTGACTCCCCAACCTACGCAAAATTGTACTAAGCGATTTCCCCATCACTCATTACTTAATTACTTATTCCTGGAGATGTCTATTGTGCCATTAGAAATTAGAGAGTTGGTGATTAGAGCCTCTATCAATGATGGAGAGCAGGGACAAAACACTAATCAAGGAAGATCAGAAAGTGGTACTAATGTCAATAACCAAGCTGATATTATCGCCGCCTGCGTAGAACAGGTACTGGCTATTCTCAAGGAACAATCGGAGCGCTAACCTATGGTTAATTCTGCCAAAACAGGGGAACTTGCTAAAGTTAAGCTTGAAGTCTATGAGGACGATCGCTATCAAAAAAAGATTGGGGATTTTAATCTACCTATTAATCCGGAGCAGTTTTCCCAACAGTTTCAAATCGAATACAACCGTAGCCAAGCTCAGGGTTCTCAGCACAACAATCCAGAATATAAATTTACTCGACCGCAAGAACTTAAGCTTGATTTTACCTTGGATGGGACTGGGGTAGTCCCTGACAAACAAAATTCTGGGAAATTTCACCGGGATGTCGTGGGACAACTACAGAAATTTTTCCGGCTAACTTACACAATGAACCCTGAGACTCACAAGCCGAATTTTCTGCGTTTGTTATGGGGGAACTTTTCTTTTGGTTACGATGGGAAGAATGGCTTTGATTGTCTTCTCACCAATCTCCAGGTAAATTACACTCTGTTTGCCTCTGATGGTAAGCCTTTGCGAGCCAAGCTGAGTGCTACTTTTACTAGCTATGTCGAACAGACATTAAGATTGCGGGAAGAAAACAAAAAATCTCCCGATT includes:
- a CDS encoding DUF5908 family protein — protein: MSIVPLEIRELVIRASINDGEQGQNTNQGRSESGTNVNNQADIIAACVEQVLAILKEQSER
- a CDS encoding CIS tube protein — its product is MVNSAKTGELAKVKLEVYEDDRYQKKIGDFNLPINPEQFSQQFQIEYNRSQAQGSQHNNPEYKFTRPQELKLDFTLDGTGVVPDKQNSGKFHRDVVGQLQKFFRLTYTMNPETHKPNFLRLLWGNFSFGYDGKNGFDCLLTNLQVNYTLFASDGKPLRAKLSATFTSYVEQTLRLREENKKSPDLTHQRKVTAGDTLPLMTYRIYDDPSYYLQVAKVNGLVNFRRLKTNTDLRFPPLEKTEL